The following is a genomic window from Paracoccus alcaliphilus.
GCGTAAGGCCGGCCTGTTCGTGCCGGCCAGCGAGGCCGACACGATCTTCGAGATGGTCCATCAGGTCTATCGCCAGATGGAGAACCTGAACACCGCAGTCGCCTCGTTGCAGAAGGGCGAGGATGTGGGGCTGGCCTTTGCCTCGGCGCCCTCTATCGCGCAGTTCATCGCGGCCCGGGTGGTGCGCGGCGTCCGCAACCGCTTTCCCGATCTGTTCATCGACCTGAACATCCTGAAGATCGAGGAAACGGTTGATTACCTGTTGCTGGATCGCGGCGAATTCGTGGTGATGAGTTCGCCCATCGATAACAGTGCGCTGGATAACGAATTGCTGGCGCGGGGCAGGCTGGTGGTCATTGTCGCCGACGATCATCCGCTGGCGGCCAAATCCGCCATTTCGGTGCATGATCTGGAGGGCGAGGATTTCATCGGTGTCGATCCCGATGACCCCTATGGCGCGCTGCTGGCAAAGCCGTTCAGGGATGCCGGGATCACGCTGCGTTATGCGATGCGGGGCCGGTTCGCGCAGACGGTGGTCAGCTTTGTGCGGCATGGGCTGGGCGTGGCGCTGATCGACGAGTTTTCCGTGGCCGAGGTCTATATGCCCGGCGTGACCCGCCGCCCGCTGGTCGAACGCGCCGAGATCACCGCATGGGTCGTGACGCGCAAGGGCCGCCACCTGTCCAGCTTTGCCGAATACACCATCGAGCGGTTCCGCCGCGAGATGGCGACCGCGATCGCGCGCGACAGCTGGGACGCGCCGCAATGCTGAACCGTTGCGGTTGCGGCCTTGACATGAACCGTCTGATTGTCTTGCCTGAGGGTTCGGTATAGGCCGGCGAGGCGTTAATGGCCCCCGTGCTTTTTGACCTGTGAGGATCTGATGAGCCATCCCTGTATCATCTGCGTGGCCATTACCGGCTCGCTTCCGACCAAGGACAACAATCCTGCGGTGCCGATCACCATCGCCGAGCAGATCGAGTCCACGCAAGAGGCCTTCGAGGCGGGGGCTTCCATCGCCCATTGCCATGTGCGCGACGACGAGGGCAGGCCGACCTCGGACCCGGAGCGTTTCGCGGCGCTGAAAGAGGGGCTGGAAAAGCACTGTCCGGGCATGATCGTCCAGCTTTCGACCGGCGGTCGTTCGGGGGCGGGTCAGGCGCGCGGCGGCATGTTGCCGCTGGCACCGGACATGGCGTCGCTGTCGGTCGGCTCGAACAACTTTCCCACCCGCGTCTATGAGAACCCGCCCGATCTGGTGGACTGGCTGGCGGCGGAAATGGTGAAATACGAGGTCAAGCCCGAGATCGAGGCCTTTGATCTGTCACATATCATCAAGGCGCATCAGATGTGGCGGGCGGGTCAGATCAAGGACCGCCCCTATGTGCAGTTCGTCATGGGCGTCAAGAACGCCATGCCCGCCGACCGCGAGGTGTTCGATTACTATATCAAGACCGTTCATCGCCTGTTCGGCGAGGATGCGCCGTGGTGCGCGGCGGGGATTGGTCCGAACCAGATCGTGCTGAACGAATGGGCGATCTCGGCGGGCGGTCATGCCCGCACCGGGCTGGAGGATAACGTCCGTCTGGACCGCGACCGGCTGGCGCCGTCGAACGCCGCGCTGGTGAAACGCGCCGCCGAACTGTGCGGGAAATACGACCGCCCCGTCGCCACATGGCAACAGGCGCGCGACATTCTGGGGCTGAAGGCCGCCTGAACTCAGTCCAGCCGGTCGGGGGTCGGCAGCCCGGCGGCGTGGCGTGCCACCCGCCAGCCAAAGACCAGCGCCGGGCCGATGGTGGTGCCCGGCCCCGGATAGGTGCCGCCAAAGATCGAGGCCAGATCGTTGCCCACCGCATAAAGCCCCGCAATCGGCGCGCCCGCCTGATCCAGTACCCGACCGTGAATGTCGCCCGCCAGACCCGCGCTGGAGGCTAGATCCGCCGGTGTCACCGCCAGCGCATAAAACGGCCCCGGCCCGACCGGCCCCAGACAGGGATTGGCGCCGCCCGCCTGCGCGTCGCCATTGAAGCGGTTCATGGCGCTGGTGCCGCGCCCGAAATCGCTGTCCTCTCCGCTGGTGGCAAACTGGTTATAGCGCGCGACCGTCCGGGTCAGT
Proteins encoded in this region:
- a CDS encoding 3-keto-5-aminohexanoate cleavage protein, with product MSHPCIICVAITGSLPTKDNNPAVPITIAEQIESTQEAFEAGASIAHCHVRDDEGRPTSDPERFAALKEGLEKHCPGMIVQLSTGGRSGAGQARGGMLPLAPDMASLSVGSNNFPTRVYENPPDLVDWLAAEMVKYEVKPEIEAFDLSHIIKAHQMWRAGQIKDRPYVQFVMGVKNAMPADREVFDYYIKTVHRLFGEDAPWCAAGIGPNQIVLNEWAISAGGHARTGLEDNVRLDRDRLAPSNAALVKRAAELCGKYDRPVATWQQARDILGLKAA
- a CDS encoding LysR family transcriptional regulator; the encoded protein is MRELTLRQVEVIRAVMMAGTIQGAAKLLNVSAPGISRLVKHTEESLGIRLFERKAGLFVPASEADTIFEMVHQVYRQMENLNTAVASLQKGEDVGLAFASAPSIAQFIAARVVRGVRNRFPDLFIDLNILKIEETVDYLLLDRGEFVVMSSPIDNSALDNELLARGRLVVIVADDHPLAAKSAISVHDLEGEDFIGVDPDDPYGALLAKPFRDAGITLRYAMRGRFAQTVVSFVRHGLGVALIDEFSVAEVYMPGVTRRPLVERAEITAWVVTRKGRHLSSFAEYTIERFRREMATAIARDSWDAPQC